From the Chloroflexus aurantiacus J-10-fl genome, one window contains:
- a CDS encoding sulfatase family protein, protein MSRRPDIVLIVLDTQRRDRLSCYGYSRPTSPHLDELAAESTLFHRVFTAAHWTIPSHASMFTGLYPSEHATNQSYAALPAGIPTLAERLRAGGYMTAAFCNNPLVGVVNNGLQRGFESFLNYSGLLTSRPNQAGARAGPISRYRQWFKGRLAAVLNRIQNVFARSELMLEFAFTPLMVPIWQTALSFKGNTPKSLGDAARLLIERRGVEPNQPIFAFINLMGVHMPYHPDRRMIERFAPDVIRDREAARYVRRFNGDVFGWLAPFAGADERYRHVLSDVYDAEVATQDAHLGEFLRRMRESGALDRTLLLICSDHGDHLGEKGMVGHAMSVYNELIHVPLIVRDPEGDFPRGTEVNHPVSLRRVFHTLLSAAGIASGAECDRSLAQSPAADPDGGTVFSEAEPPQNVLGIMLRRQPERVRANRFDQPRRAVISGSYKLIQTGEDQVELYDLDADPRETIDLAAILPERVEELQARLSAFVRRTSAVAPLIQRAESVDDPILQRRLSELGYLE, encoded by the coding sequence GTGAGTCGGCGTCCCGATATTGTGCTGATCGTGCTGGACACCCAGCGTCGCGATAGGCTTTCGTGCTACGGCTATTCCCGACCGACCTCGCCTCACCTCGATGAACTTGCGGCTGAATCGACCCTCTTCCATCGTGTCTTTACCGCTGCCCATTGGACGATCCCATCGCACGCTTCGATGTTTACCGGTCTCTATCCATCCGAGCACGCGACCAACCAATCATACGCGGCGCTCCCTGCCGGCATTCCAACGCTGGCAGAACGCCTGCGGGCAGGTGGGTACATGACAGCGGCGTTCTGCAATAACCCACTGGTTGGTGTCGTTAACAATGGTTTACAGCGTGGTTTCGAGAGTTTTCTGAATTACAGCGGTCTGCTGACCTCACGTCCGAATCAGGCAGGCGCACGTGCCGGCCCGATCAGTCGTTATCGTCAGTGGTTCAAAGGCCGCCTGGCAGCAGTCCTTAACCGTATTCAGAACGTATTTGCTCGTTCTGAGCTGATGCTGGAATTCGCGTTCACGCCGCTGATGGTGCCGATCTGGCAGACGGCGCTCAGTTTCAAAGGGAATACTCCCAAATCGCTCGGTGATGCGGCGCGCCTGCTGATCGAGCGGCGCGGTGTTGAGCCAAACCAGCCCATTTTTGCCTTTATCAATCTGATGGGCGTTCACATGCCGTACCATCCGGATCGGCGGATGATCGAACGGTTCGCGCCAGACGTGATCCGCGACCGGGAAGCAGCGCGCTATGTACGCCGCTTCAACGGCGATGTTTTCGGCTGGCTTGCTCCATTCGCCGGAGCAGATGAACGGTATCGCCACGTGCTCAGTGACGTGTACGATGCCGAGGTCGCTACGCAAGATGCACATCTTGGCGAATTTCTGCGTCGTATGCGCGAGAGTGGTGCGTTGGACCGCACGCTACTCCTGATATGCTCTGACCATGGTGATCACCTGGGTGAGAAGGGTATGGTTGGGCACGCCATGTCAGTCTACAACGAACTGATTCACGTACCGCTGATAGTGCGCGATCCGGAAGGCGACTTTCCGCGAGGTACGGAGGTCAATCATCCCGTATCATTGCGAAGGGTATTTCACACGCTCCTCAGCGCCGCCGGGATCGCCAGCGGCGCTGAGTGTGATCGCTCACTGGCCCAATCGCCTGCCGCCGATCCTGATGGTGGAACGGTCTTCAGTGAGGCAGAACCGCCGCAGAATGTTCTGGGTATCATGCTGCGTCGCCAGCCCGAGCGGGTGCGTGCAAATCGCTTCGATCAACCGCGCCGTGCCGTGATCAGCGGTTCGTATAAATTGATCCAGACCGGGGAGGATCAGGTTGAGTTATACGATCTCGATGCCGATCCCCGCGAAACGATTGATCTGGCGGCTATATTACCGGAACGAGTCGAAGAACTTCAGGCGCGCCTCAGCGCTTTTGTACGCCGTACCAGTGCCGTAGCACCGCTTATTCAACGTGCTGAGAGTGTGGATGATCCGATCTTGCAGCGGCGTTTGAGCGAACTAGGGTATCTTGAGTAA
- a CDS encoding enoyl-CoA hydratase, which translates to MEGHEVAVEPFVLSEIDGRGVVRLTLNRPRQFNALSEEMLEALQRELDAIAANPQARVVVLAGAGKAFCAGHDLKQMQAHPDQAYYEDLFARCTQMMLTIQRLPQPVIARVHGIATAAGCQLVAMCDLAVASTEARFAVSGITVGLFCSTPSVALSRNIGRKAAFEMLVTGEFIDAVTAQRLGLVNRVAAPADLDAEVQRLVDAILAKPAESIAIGKSLFYRQLELPMEEAYRLAGQTMACNMMEPCAQEGVSAFVEKRPPAWANVER; encoded by the coding sequence ATGGAAGGACACGAAGTTGCTGTCGAACCATTCGTCTTGAGCGAGATTGATGGACGTGGAGTGGTTCGCCTTACCCTCAACCGGCCACGCCAGTTCAATGCCCTGTCGGAAGAGATGCTCGAAGCACTGCAACGTGAACTCGATGCGATTGCCGCCAATCCGCAGGCACGGGTGGTGGTGTTGGCGGGCGCCGGTAAAGCCTTTTGCGCCGGTCATGACCTCAAGCAGATGCAGGCGCATCCCGATCAGGCTTACTACGAAGACCTCTTTGCCCGTTGTACGCAGATGATGCTGACGATACAGCGCCTGCCGCAACCGGTCATTGCACGTGTGCACGGGATTGCCACTGCCGCCGGATGCCAGTTGGTAGCAATGTGTGACCTGGCTGTTGCGTCGACTGAAGCAAGGTTTGCCGTGTCGGGGATTACGGTTGGTCTGTTCTGTTCGACACCATCGGTTGCGCTGTCGCGCAATATCGGGCGTAAGGCCGCTTTCGAGATGCTGGTCACCGGTGAGTTTATCGATGCCGTTACCGCACAGCGGTTAGGGCTGGTCAATCGGGTAGCAGCACCGGCAGACCTCGATGCCGAGGTGCAGCGATTGGTGGATGCAATTTTGGCGAAGCCGGCAGAGTCGATTGCTATCGGCAAGTCGCTCTTCTACCGCCAGCTTGAACTGCCAATGGAAGAAGCTTACCGGCTGGCCGGGCAGACGATGGCATGCAACATGATGGAACCGTGTGCTCAAGAGGGGGTCAGTGCATTTGTCGAGAAGCGTCCGCCGGCGTGGGCGAATGTCGAACGCTAA
- a CDS encoding 4-hydroxyphenylacetate 3-hydroxylase N-terminal domain-containing protein → MTVSEAMTETTVAGARPMNGREYLDSLRDDRVIYFQGERVKDVTTHPAFRNSARMVARWYDRLHELHQEDVARGGPEDWKWTMPTDTGSGGWTHPFFVGSRTVADLVRARDTIAELQRAVYGWMGRAPDYKAAFTGTLGANAEFYAPYQENARRWYRKTQEELIYWNHAIVNPPIDRNRPPDEVRDVYMHVERETDAGLIVSGAKVVATGSALTHVNFIAHYGPLPIKEKQFALIFAVPMNAPGIKLIARTSYEYNAAVTGSPFDYPLSSRLDENDSILVFDQVLIPWENVFVYGDIEKVNTFFPLSGFGHRFPLHGGVRFAVKLDFITGLMLKAVEATGVAEFRGVQARLGEIVTYRNLFWQLTEAMVRNPMPWVDGYLLPNLEAAFAYRVMAPDAYVKIKDLIEKDVASALIYLPSHAADLKNPEVRGYLDRFVRGSNGYSALERIKLMKLLWDAMGTEFGGRHELYERNYAGNHENIRIETLGAAMAMGVTAQMKSFAERCMAEYDLDGWTTNDLINPTDVNVVMGQH, encoded by the coding sequence ATGACGGTATCCGAAGCGATGACGGAGACTACCGTAGCCGGTGCGCGCCCGATGAACGGGCGTGAGTATCTGGACAGCCTGCGCGATGATCGAGTGATCTACTTTCAAGGGGAGCGGGTGAAGGATGTTACTACCCATCCGGCGTTTCGCAACTCGGCGCGTATGGTGGCACGCTGGTATGATCGTCTGCACGAATTGCACCAGGAAGACGTGGCACGAGGTGGGCCTGAAGACTGGAAGTGGACAATGCCGACCGATACCGGCAGTGGCGGCTGGACACATCCCTTCTTCGTTGGCTCGCGAACGGTTGCCGATCTGGTGCGGGCGCGAGACACCATTGCCGAACTACAGCGAGCCGTCTACGGCTGGATGGGGCGCGCACCTGATTACAAAGCCGCATTTACCGGTACGTTAGGAGCTAATGCTGAATTTTATGCTCCCTACCAGGAAAATGCTCGCCGCTGGTATCGGAAGACCCAGGAAGAGCTGATTTACTGGAACCACGCCATTGTCAACCCACCGATTGACCGCAACCGGCCTCCAGACGAGGTTCGTGATGTGTATATGCACGTTGAGCGCGAAACTGATGCCGGTCTAATCGTTTCAGGGGCAAAGGTCGTAGCAACCGGCAGTGCCCTGACCCATGTCAATTTTATTGCGCATTACGGGCCGCTCCCCATCAAAGAGAAGCAATTTGCGCTGATCTTCGCCGTTCCCATGAATGCGCCCGGTATCAAGCTGATCGCTCGCACATCCTACGAGTATAATGCGGCAGTCACCGGCAGTCCCTTCGATTACCCGCTCTCAAGCCGTCTCGATGAGAACGACTCTATCCTGGTGTTCGATCAAGTCTTGATCCCCTGGGAAAACGTGTTTGTCTACGGCGACATTGAGAAGGTCAACACCTTCTTCCCGCTGTCCGGTTTTGGTCATCGCTTCCCACTCCACGGCGGGGTACGTTTTGCCGTCAAACTTGACTTCATCACCGGCCTGATGCTCAAAGCGGTAGAAGCAACCGGCGTTGCCGAGTTTCGTGGTGTGCAGGCGCGATTGGGTGAGATTGTCACATATCGCAATCTCTTCTGGCAACTGACAGAGGCGATGGTACGTAACCCGATGCCGTGGGTTGATGGTTACCTGCTGCCAAATCTCGAAGCTGCCTTCGCGTATCGGGTCATGGCACCGGACGCCTACGTCAAGATCAAAGATTTGATCGAGAAAGATGTGGCCAGCGCCTTGATCTATCTCCCTTCGCACGCCGCCGATCTGAAGAACCCCGAAGTGCGTGGTTACCTGGATCGGTTTGTGCGCGGATCAAACGGCTACAGTGCTCTGGAGCGGATTAAGTTGATGAAACTGCTCTGGGATGCCATGGGTACCGAATTTGGTGGTCGCCACGAGTTGTACGAGCGGAACTACGCCGGCAATCACGAGAATATCCGGATCGAGACCCTCGGCGCGGCGATGGCTATGGGTGTAACGGCCCAAATGAAATCGTTTGCCGAACGCTGCATGGCCGAGTATGACCTCGATGGCTGGACAACGAATGATCTGATCAACCCAACCGATGTCAATGTTGTGATGGGTCAGCATTAG
- a CDS encoding catechol 2,3-dioxygenase, protein MSEPIFDTHQLAHVEILTPKPDQTLWFFRDLLGMEVTTQQGQSVYLRAYEDWYHHTLKITEAREPGLGHVAWRASSPQALERRVKALEASGFGRGWLDGDLGHGPAYQFTTPDGHPMEILWEVDYFQPAEDQKSPLLNRPQKRPLRGVPVRRLDHVNLLASDVTVNKQFMMEQLGFRLREHIMLNNGIEAGCWLSVSPLVHEVALMRDGKGARGRLHHVCYWYGYPQNLNDLADVFREQGIFIEAGPGKHGISQAMFMYVYEPGGNRVELFGDPGYLIFDPAWKPIVWTEETLAAGIVWFGGNLPGEFFLYGTPVVHEQEPALASA, encoded by the coding sequence ATGAGCGAGCCGATCTTTGACACTCACCAGTTAGCCCACGTCGAAATCTTAACGCCCAAACCTGATCAGACACTCTGGTTTTTCCGCGACCTGCTCGGTATGGAGGTGACAACCCAACAGGGTCAGTCAGTCTATCTGCGGGCCTATGAAGACTGGTACCACCATACCCTCAAGATTACCGAAGCCAGAGAGCCGGGACTGGGCCACGTTGCCTGGCGGGCCAGTTCACCACAGGCGTTGGAGCGACGGGTGAAGGCGCTCGAAGCATCTGGCTTTGGTCGCGGCTGGCTGGACGGCGATCTCGGCCATGGGCCGGCCTATCAATTCACGACTCCCGATGGTCACCCGATGGAGATTCTGTGGGAAGTTGACTACTTCCAGCCGGCAGAGGATCAGAAGTCGCCACTGCTCAATCGACCCCAGAAGCGCCCCTTGCGCGGCGTACCGGTCCGCCGTCTCGATCACGTCAATCTGCTCGCCTCAGATGTGACCGTCAACAAGCAATTTATGATGGAACAGCTGGGCTTCCGGCTCCGTGAGCACATTATGCTCAACAACGGGATCGAAGCCGGTTGCTGGTTGAGTGTCTCGCCGTTAGTGCATGAAGTGGCGCTCATGCGCGACGGCAAGGGTGCCCGTGGTCGATTGCACCACGTCTGCTACTGGTACGGCTATCCCCAGAATCTCAACGATCTGGCCGATGTCTTCCGCGAGCAAGGTATTTTCATTGAAGCCGGCCCCGGCAAGCACGGCATCAGCCAGGCGATGTTTATGTACGTCTACGAACCGGGTGGCAATCGGGTTGAACTGTTTGGCGATCCTGGCTACCTGATCTTCGATCCGGCGTGGAAGCCGATTGTCTGGACGGAAGAGACCCTGGCAGCCGGGATTGTCTGGTTCGGTGGTAATCTGCCGGGTGAATTCTTCCTCTACGGTACGCCGGTTGTTCACGAACAAGAGCCGGCACTGGCATCGGCATAA
- a CDS encoding IclR family transcriptional regulator, whose amino-acid sequence MLQTLQKAARALTLFTPMHPEWSVGDMAKALELPKSSVSELLSSLAEQNLLRRVGPGRYRLGWRLLELGQTLLKTTEFREEARAVMQEMVAAWGETMHLAVLEAGTVVYLEKLRGQQGLQVELSGIGVRLPAHCSGVGKVLLAHQPWPEVLRVVGDDQLYPFTANTITSLDALAEELAHVRQRGYAYDLEEVSIGLCCVAAPIRDYEGNVIAAISFSTPTHRFRKHREQYTRAIVEGAQRISERLGYYGGTSACKSTKLKSPSSVPAI is encoded by the coding sequence ATGCTGCAAACTCTGCAAAAAGCGGCGCGAGCGCTCACGCTATTTACGCCGATGCACCCGGAATGGAGTGTTGGCGATATGGCAAAAGCGCTCGAATTACCCAAATCAAGCGTCTCGGAATTGTTGAGTAGTCTGGCCGAACAAAATCTGCTCCGCCGGGTGGGGCCGGGACGTTATCGATTAGGATGGCGCCTGCTCGAATTGGGCCAAACCCTGCTCAAAACGACAGAGTTTCGCGAAGAGGCGCGGGCCGTGATGCAAGAGATGGTTGCAGCATGGGGTGAGACGATGCATCTGGCCGTGCTCGAAGCAGGGACGGTTGTCTATTTAGAGAAATTACGCGGCCAGCAGGGATTGCAGGTCGAGCTGTCGGGGATTGGTGTGCGCTTGCCGGCTCACTGCTCTGGCGTGGGTAAGGTCTTGCTGGCACACCAACCCTGGCCAGAGGTTCTGCGGGTGGTTGGTGATGATCAACTCTACCCGTTCACCGCCAACACCATCACCTCCCTTGACGCGCTGGCCGAAGAGTTAGCCCATGTGCGCCAACGTGGGTATGCATACGATCTGGAAGAGGTCTCGATTGGCCTCTGTTGTGTGGCAGCTCCAATCCGTGATTATGAGGGGAATGTGATTGCTGCCATCAGCTTCTCGACTCCCACCCACCGCTTTCGCAAGCATCGCGAACAATACACGCGCGCAATCGTTGAAGGTGCGCAACGTATCTCTGAGCGGTTGGGATACTATGGAGGAACATCTGCATGCAAATCGACAAAGTTAAAGTCGCCATCCTCGGTTCCGGCAATATAG
- a CDS encoding acetaldehyde dehydrogenase (acetylating) — protein MQIDKVKVAILGSGNIGTDLMYKLLKQPGRMELALVAGIDPASEGLARARQIGIPTATDGIESILADPDIRIVFDATSAKAHVRHARLLRDHGRIAIDLTPAARGPYVVPPVNLGEHLEAHNVNLITCGGQATIPLVYAVSRVTAVRYAEMVSTVASRSAGPGTRQNIDEFTFTTARGLEAIGGAREAKAIIILNPAHPPILMRNTIYVVPEGDFDEETVRQSVAQMVADVQQYVPGYRLKSLPVIEQRSTPWGERPVIIMLLEVEGAGDFLPTYAGNLDIMTAAARRVGELFAAHLLSKLEVTV, from the coding sequence ATGCAAATCGACAAAGTTAAAGTCGCCATCCTCGGTTCCGGCAATATAGGCACCGATTTGATGTACAAACTGCTGAAGCAGCCGGGCAGAATGGAGCTGGCGCTCGTTGCAGGTATCGATCCGGCCTCTGAAGGGTTGGCGCGCGCCAGACAGATCGGTATTCCGACCGCAACTGACGGCATTGAATCGATTCTGGCCGATCCTGATATTCGTATCGTATTTGATGCCACCAGCGCGAAGGCACACGTGCGCCACGCCAGGCTTTTGCGCGATCATGGACGCATCGCTATCGATTTGACACCGGCTGCACGGGGGCCGTATGTGGTTCCACCGGTCAATCTCGGTGAGCATCTTGAGGCACATAATGTGAACCTCATTACCTGTGGCGGACAGGCAACCATTCCGCTGGTTTATGCGGTGAGCAGGGTAACAGCCGTTCGCTATGCCGAGATGGTGAGCACCGTTGCGAGTCGTTCAGCCGGGCCAGGCACACGCCAGAATATCGATGAGTTTACCTTTACCACAGCACGGGGCTTGGAAGCCATCGGCGGTGCCCGTGAAGCGAAGGCGATTATTATTTTGAACCCGGCGCATCCACCGATTCTGATGCGGAATACCATCTACGTTGTGCCAGAGGGCGATTTTGATGAAGAAACCGTCCGCCAATCGGTGGCACAGATGGTCGCTGATGTACAACAGTATGTTCCCGGCTATCGGTTAAAGAGTTTGCCTGTCATCGAACAACGATCAACGCCGTGGGGTGAGCGACCGGTCATCATTATGCTCCTGGAAGTTGAAGGTGCAGGTGATTTTCTCCCAACCTATGCCGGGAATCTCGACATCATGACTGCCGCCGCACGACGGGTGGGTGAACTATTCGCCGCACACCTCTTGTCGAAACTGGAGGTGACCGTATGA
- the dmpG gene encoding 4-hydroxy-2-oxovalerate aldolase: MKPPRLTDTTLRDGSHPMRHQFTRQQVATIVQALDRAGVPVIEVSHGDGLAGSSLQYGFSHTSEFDLIETARQHAERAKIAALMLPGIGTRQELKEAVARGVQVVRIATQCTEADISEQHFGLAKELGLETVGFLMMAHMRPPEELARQAKLMESYGADCVYIVDSAGAMLPQDAAARVQALKDTLSVQVGFHAHNNLGLGIANTLAALEAGADQIDGCLRGLGAGAGNAATELLAAVLDRLGLNPGLDVFSLMDAAEYVVAPIMPFQPFPDRDAITIGYAGVYSTFLLHAKRAGAQYNVDPREILVELGRRQAVAGQEDWIIDVALELSRRHQSSARKESRP, encoded by the coding sequence ATGAAACCACCACGGCTGACCGATACAACGCTCCGTGATGGCTCACATCCGATGCGTCATCAGTTTACCCGCCAGCAGGTAGCTACGATTGTCCAGGCTCTCGACCGGGCCGGCGTGCCGGTGATTGAGGTGAGTCACGGCGATGGCTTGGCCGGTTCGTCGCTGCAATATGGCTTCTCGCACACATCAGAATTTGATTTAATTGAAACGGCTCGTCAACATGCCGAAAGAGCGAAAATTGCTGCCCTGATGCTACCGGGCATCGGCACCCGGCAAGAATTGAAAGAGGCGGTGGCCCGTGGGGTGCAAGTAGTACGGATTGCGACACAATGCACAGAGGCAGATATTTCTGAACAGCATTTTGGTCTGGCAAAAGAGCTGGGGTTAGAGACGGTTGGCTTTCTGATGATGGCCCATATGCGTCCCCCCGAAGAGCTGGCCAGGCAGGCGAAATTAATGGAGTCTTACGGCGCCGACTGCGTTTACATTGTCGACTCGGCGGGGGCGATGCTACCCCAGGATGCAGCAGCACGGGTGCAGGCGCTGAAAGACACCCTATCAGTGCAGGTTGGATTCCACGCACACAACAACTTAGGGCTTGGTATCGCCAACACCCTGGCAGCGCTCGAAGCCGGTGCCGATCAGATCGATGGCTGTCTACGAGGTTTGGGGGCCGGTGCCGGCAACGCGGCAACCGAATTGCTGGCCGCAGTGCTTGACCGGCTGGGACTCAATCCTGGTCTTGATGTCTTCAGTCTCATGGATGCGGCTGAGTATGTGGTTGCCCCTATCATGCCCTTCCAACCGTTCCCCGATCGGGATGCCATCACCATCGGCTATGCTGGTGTCTATTCAACATTTCTGCTACACGCCAAGCGCGCCGGTGCTCAATACAACGTCGATCCGCGTGAAATTCTGGTCGAGTTGGGCCGTCGTCAGGCGGTAGCGGGCCAGGAAGATTGGATTATCGATGTTGCGCTCGAACTGAGTCGCCGGCATCAATCAAGTGCGCGAAAGGAGTCTCGCCCGTGA
- a CDS encoding flavin reductase family protein, with product MSNAVSVRAEVPAIDPRLFRSTMGCFATGVTVVTTAYEGQIHGMTANAFLSVSLDPPLVLVSIGCHSRMHSLLAPGRRYGVSKLSEDQEQLSRHFSGKPIPGLQPTFIWHAETPLLADALAHVVARITDAHPAGDHTLFIGQVEYLHHREGRPLLFFRGQYGKMAAV from the coding sequence GTGAGCAATGCAGTATCAGTACGAGCAGAGGTTCCGGCCATCGATCCACGCCTCTTTCGCTCCACGATGGGCTGTTTTGCAACCGGAGTGACGGTCGTCACGACAGCCTATGAAGGCCAGATTCACGGCATGACGGCGAATGCGTTTCTGTCGGTGTCACTCGATCCCCCATTGGTGCTGGTTTCCATTGGTTGCCATTCACGCATGCATAGTCTGCTGGCCCCTGGCCGTCGCTACGGGGTAAGTAAACTAAGCGAGGATCAAGAGCAGCTCAGTCGTCATTTTAGCGGCAAGCCAATTCCCGGTCTGCAACCCACGTTCATCTGGCACGCCGAAACACCATTGCTTGCCGATGCGCTGGCGCATGTGGTAGCCCGTATTACCGATGCCCATCCCGCAGGCGATCACACGCTTTTCATCGGCCAGGTGGAGTATCTGCACCATCGCGAAGGGCGTCCACTGCTCTTCTTCCGGGGGCAGTACGGCAAGATGGCTGCCGTGTAG
- a CDS encoding alpha/beta fold hydrolase — translation MVEHIITGQFTTALHRQGSGDAPAILFIHGSGPGANGWSNWNLALPALGEQWYCLAPDLIGFGDSQHPDPPPTDIRRWMRLWVDQMLALLDTLGLARVDLVGNSMGGAVALHLLLEAPERFRRVVLMGAIGAPCRLTPELDRLWGFYDDPSAALLAQAIRWFVYDDAFVRDRLDEIVRVRYTAAMRTDVWRSYTAMFPAPRQQHLDALIVPDAALRRMTHPVLLIHGRDDAIVPADTSYYLLNRLPNAELHVIGRCSHWTQIEHSQRFHQLVRTFFAET, via the coding sequence ATGGTTGAACACATCATCACCGGTCAATTCACAACCGCCCTCCATCGACAGGGGTCTGGCGATGCACCGGCCATCCTCTTCATTCACGGCTCCGGCCCAGGTGCCAATGGCTGGTCGAACTGGAACCTGGCGCTACCGGCACTGGGTGAACAGTGGTACTGTCTGGCGCCTGACCTGATCGGATTTGGCGATAGTCAGCACCCCGATCCACCACCGACAGACATTCGGCGCTGGATGCGGTTGTGGGTTGATCAGATGCTGGCTCTGCTCGATACGTTGGGATTAGCCAGGGTTGATCTGGTTGGCAATTCGATGGGTGGGGCAGTTGCGTTGCACTTGTTACTGGAAGCGCCAGAACGATTTCGGCGGGTGGTACTGATGGGAGCGATTGGCGCACCCTGTCGGCTGACACCAGAACTTGATCGCCTGTGGGGGTTTTACGACGATCCATCGGCAGCCTTGCTGGCCCAGGCCATTCGCTGGTTTGTCTACGATGATGCGTTTGTGCGCGACCGGCTTGATGAGATTGTGCGGGTACGCTATACCGCAGCGATGCGTACTGACGTTTGGCGCTCGTATACTGCCATGTTTCCGGCTCCCCGTCAGCAACACCTCGATGCATTGATCGTACCCGATGCCGCGTTACGCCGGATGACCCATCCAGTGCTGCTGATCCACGGACGCGATGATGCCATTGTCCCGGCTGATACCAGCTACTATTTGCTCAACCGGCTTCCCAATGCTGAACTCCATGTGATAGGACGCTGTAGCCACTGGACCCAGATTGAACACAGTCAACGCTTTCATCAGCTTGTGCGTACATTTTTTGCCGAGACCTGA
- a CDS encoding tautomerase family protein, with product MLLLRITMLEGRSTEQKAELARALSAAAAAAFDVPLAEVRLIIQEVPPTHWTVGGISMAELRQQASTSTQGQ from the coding sequence ATGCTACTTCTGCGCATTACGATGCTGGAGGGGAGGAGCACAGAGCAAAAGGCTGAACTGGCCCGTGCGCTTTCGGCAGCAGCGGCAGCAGCCTTTGACGTGCCACTGGCAGAGGTGCGCTTGATCATTCAAGAGGTTCCCCCAACCCACTGGACTGTCGGGGGGATTTCAATGGCTGAGTTGCGCCAGCAAGCCTCTACGTCAACCCAGGGTCAGTAA
- a CDS encoding 2-keto-4-pentenoate hydratase, with translation MDLTAAEASLADAIQTARETRRTLVGRTTDWGVDLNGAYRIQRMHHPDTACIGYKLGLISPAKQRQMGLAQPIYGRISRSMIYQREVQLTHFIQPRLEPELAVVLRHSLPAHAEPGMIARAIGGIFLGVDVLDSVWADYRFSAVEVIADNASGGGFLLGESLLDQVPTGELCLYLNGELCTAGQVAALGNIEQQLGWLTQAVGGLAAGQIVFLGSPAQAVPASAGVLEVTCGNTILQARLIGDA, from the coding sequence ATGGATCTTACTGCTGCCGAAGCAAGTCTTGCCGACGCAATTCAAACCGCTCGTGAGACACGCCGCACCCTGGTTGGTCGAACAACCGATTGGGGTGTCGATCTCAATGGCGCTTATCGTATTCAGCGCATGCATCACCCGGATACCGCGTGTATTGGATACAAACTTGGCCTGATTAGCCCGGCGAAGCAACGCCAGATGGGCTTAGCGCAACCAATCTATGGACGTATCAGCCGTTCCATGATCTACCAGCGTGAGGTACAGCTCACCCACTTCATTCAGCCGCGCCTGGAACCAGAGCTGGCTGTCGTCTTACGCCACAGCCTGCCGGCACACGCCGAACCCGGCATGATCGCTCGCGCCATCGGTGGTATCTTTCTGGGTGTGGATGTGCTCGATAGCGTGTGGGCTGACTACCGCTTCAGCGCCGTTGAAGTCATCGCGGATAATGCCTCTGGTGGCGGATTTCTGCTCGGTGAGTCGCTCCTCGACCAGGTACCAACCGGCGAGTTATGTTTGTACCTGAACGGTGAACTCTGCACTGCCGGTCAGGTCGCCGCTCTGGGCAATATCGAGCAACAACTGGGCTGGCTGACACAGGCTGTCGGCGGTCTGGCTGCCGGACAAATCGTCTTTCTCGGTTCGCCGGCTCAGGCCGTACCGGCCAGTGCCGGTGTCCTCGAAGTCACGTGCGGTAATACCATCCTTCAGGCGCGATTGATAGGAGATGCATGA